The nucleotide window TAGAAAGTAATTCAAGAAAGTATTCTTTATAGTAGattgtgtagtacatgtattctgacgTTGGACAAGTGGGCTGTTTCTCTGCAGATTTGTCATTTGTCAATTGCTGGCCCACAAAACTGACCTGCTGACAATTAGTGTTTGACAGTAGGGCTCTGTACGGCATAATACAACCTACTAGTCTTTTCTGCTATCAGCGCTTCTCCTAGCTTCTCCACCTCGGGCACATCTCTATTCACAGCAGGATACCCACCGATTGTGAAAAGACTGATTTTTGAAAGGCCGCAGACCAACAAGTGCTATTGGACCGGATCTGCACAGTCAAGCATGTCGCGCAAAGCCCCTACTCATCGCCATACAAAAACAACCTGAATCTGGATCCAAGCTCACATTCAGGTTTTCAGGTCATTGGGATAGTTTGAGAATATCGCGCTACCTGCGTTTCCAGAAAGTGGCTACTTTTGCATTCTCATTCCGCTTGTTGTGTGTGTCCACAGTTGTAAGACTTTTCCTAGGCTTGGACGTAAGGCAGGtaaatagtaggcctactactTGAATATCGACTTACTAATAGGGCAGAAAAACTTCAGTCGAGAACAAGCTCGAGAATCGAGCAAATCGGTGGAGAAAGACACTGTTCCGCGTGATTGGGAAAGGTATTTCAGAACCAAAATGGCCAAACTATTATTTGATATCATCTTATTTCTGGCTACCCTTCGGTTCTCGTCTCAGGAAGAAGCTGTGATTCCAGTACCGATAGCAGATGACGCCATAAGACCGACTTCCGAACCCAATCTGGCGCCGATGCAAGTCACAAATAAGTCCGACGTCGCGCCTATGGTGATGACGAAATTTGTGAACGGAATGACGTTAACAATGGCGTCTAATTTTATTCTTGTTTATATGGATTTGCCAACAACAGTAATTTTTAATTATTCTCTGGATTGTTCCAAAGCCAACAACGATTATGGCATTCTCTTTTCACTGTCAAACTATTACGTGGCATCAATTTCCAGCTCTCAGCCTGTATTCATCCGCGACGTCAAGTCCAACTGTCGGCAGCTGGGTGAAGCGTCAGGGGAGGTAAGCGTGACATTGACAGGAATTCTGTTGGGACGCGTGGAGCTGGAGATTGACGTTTATCCTGGAATGACGCCTTCGCTCTACAACTCGAGTAGAGTGACCTACAATGAAAAGACTACTGACGACAAGAGCTACCAGTATTCGAAACATTCACCCTccctgacttacatgtatgacggTTACAACCTGTCCAGATGGGTGGTGCAAGGGTCAAATTCATCATCTCCCGCCAAATTAATGATCGTCTGCATGAAGAAGCCGACAACACTGGACAGCGTACTGCAGAGCACCATGATGGTGTACTTGGTGTTAGTTATGACAGCCATGgggtgtaaaacaaaactggAAGTGTTGAAGCAAGTATTTAGGAGACCGGTGGCGCCGTGCATCGGACTCTTCTGCCAATTCATCATGATGCCAATGGTAAGAACCAGTTTTTGGTCACGTGCAAAACAGTTGTAAATAAGGAAGGACACGTAGGAAATTGTGAAGTTTAGCTTGCTGTTATTGTTTGTAGTGGACCCACTTCAACGATGTTCCTCAGTTGTGAAAAAGGAGGTTCTTCAATGAACTCACTTCATAACTTTTGCCACATGACCAAACCACCAACCTAAACTTTACAACCCCATGATTGGTATAGTCACTCGTATCTACATCATATCCACCAACATTGCCACAGATTACAATATTGACACTCGCCTTTCCTCTTGCTCTACTATCAATGTTCGCATAACTGCATGTTATGGGTTTCCGcttaatttaattttcacattttttgacaTTCGTTGTTCATTACAGAGGGTGGGCGAGTATAAATTTATGGTCTTCTCTGAAAGTCCGCATGCATGGCGATCGAATTTAAGGGCTTTCCTGTACCCCTTCCAGAAGGGAGTTCTCCGGCCCTCTAAAAGGGAAGCAAAACTCATGAACAGCAGAGCCCTCTTCCTGCTTGAATAGCAATATGCGTTATCATTATACGTGATTGTTGAAATCACTAGTAGTGTTATTCATATAAGTAGAGTACACTGCTGTTTCATGAGTTGCATGGTTTGTTTCCCTTTGTAGAGGACCGGACATCCGCATTGGCGAAAATCAATACacatattttctatttattacaCAAACCGTTTAAGTCATGAGGGgttttgttttccaccaatgaTTCACTTCATCCGCTGTTTTGTCCGAAAAGAAAGCTCTTCAATGAAATGACGTCACGATTTCTGCTACGTTATCAAAACAACACATGTGATGTTGTATTTCAGATCGCCTATGTTCTGACCCTTGTCATTCCATTCCCTACCCCCGGGATGGCTCTGGGGTTCTTCGCCTGTGGCTGTGCCCCTGGGGGTGGGGGCAGTAACCTGTGGTCGTACCTGCTGGGAGGGGATGTCTCTCTTTCCGCCGCGATGACGACAATCAGTAACATCGCCGCTGTGGGTAAGTCTTTGTAATATGACAGTTTTCCCGGCTGGGTGGATACCTAGTGAACTGAATCAACCCAGGCCGTGCGTTCTTTGATTCTTTTCTGCAATAAGTAATTGTTTCTCTAAGATTAcagcagaaaatatttacacagcGTGGAGCCGGAAAATGGTCCCCATGAAGCATTGTAGGCCaattatgccgtactcaaaacgttttcacatgtatgacgaTGAGATTTAATGGTATAGAAAGCCAGGACCAGCCCGAGAGATATCAGCGCAAAAATATCCCACGATttgcctgacaaacctcgtgcgggagttggattcgaacatttACCCTCATTGATCATGGACAGCTCGTCTTCTCGTACAATCCATTTCACGACTGGGCCGATATCAGAAACTAGAACCAATTAACTTTTAAGGGCAACTCGATGCAATATTGAAACACATTCTTCAGCCATTCTCTGCTGTGATTGCACATATCAGAGACTGAACTGTGGTTCGTGAATTATGGGTAAGGGTTAGCCAGGAAGGAATGTATAATGTAACTCTAAACAAATATGTTAAACTTAACACATTAACATTATGTTATGTGAGCAATGATACAACAGATTATGTTACAGCAACAATGCAATGCAATGTTGCACcaacaaaaaaattttatttggaaAACGCTAAAATCGGTACTATAGTCGATTTTGCCTTCACTCAGAAAGCATAGCATTCGGTCAATTTAACAGATGAGTTTTTTGAATTTCGCAGCAAGAAAGTTCATCTTGTGGTGATTTTCAGGTTTATGGCTTTGGGTTGGATTAAAGGTAAACAAAAGGATCCGCAGTGTAAACGTAATAATGTGAAAAGCTCATGTTAAAACAACCCCTTTGTTAAGATATTCTTGAATTGTCCACACATCAAAAAGTTTACATGTTGTTTACTTTTAACAATCCCgctcattttgttttcaggagTATTTCCGTTGTGGATATTCACACTAGGTCGCGTGGTTTTGTCCGACCAATCAGATTTGAAAATTCCATATCTGAACATGATTGTCTCCCTTCTGATGGTGGCCATTCCGCTGGCGATCGGAGCGATCCTGAACCACAAAAAACACGCGTTTACCAAGAAAATGCTGCGATATCTCATCCCGATTGTGGTGGTTTTGACCATTGTGTTCATAGCCTTGGCCATGTACGTCAATTTTTACATGTTCAGACTGATAGAGCCGATACTGATATTGGCCGGAGCGCTGTTGCCTTACATAGGGTACGTCCTAGCCGGGCTCTTGGCTTTGGTCTTCAGACAAAGTCGAAAGTTCTGTATTACCATAGCCATAGAGACAGGCATCCAAAACGCGACCATCGCCTTCATCCTCGTCATGTTCTCCTTCCCTCCTCCCGACAATGTGATAGCCGCCACTCCCGCCATCGCCTCCTCCAGTATGACAGGGATTCCCCTGATAATCATAGCAGCCATATATCATTCGTACTTACGCTGCTGCAAGAAAAAAAGGGATGAAAATTCGGACGAcgagaaagagaaaaaacaccAAGAGGTAAAGAAAGAAATGGGTAAGTCCAGTGAGAAAGAGGCCATGTTAGAAGAGAAAGTTTCCTCAGTGTAAAATACCTAGATATCTGGAACAAAAGAAACAAGAACAACGTTCATTCGTCACGTGACCGAATGCTTTGACGATGTGACGAGGCACTCCATGTTGATAAAAAATCCCTGCAGTCAGCCAATATTTAAGAACGTTGAGGAGGTCATGTAGGTGTAAAACTTTGAACTCGTTGTGCTATAAGTCCATTTGATTTGCATAATATACAATATGAGAATAGCGCGCCTATAAGCGCACTTAAAAGTCGGTCTAAGCGGTGTaatcttttgttcttttgtgtAGTACGTCACGTACTGCTTCTGTATAGTTGTATTTCATGCACAAGCTCTGCAGCGTCACAGCACAAAACGATGACGTGTTTCTACGCAGCCTGAAGCGCAATTATTTAGGCAGGAAATGTCCACCATTGGTTTGACAATGAAAGGTGTTACGCACTTGGTAATACTTGGCATACTTTGCCCTGTATTCACGTATTGTACGAACTATTTGTGTCAATCTTGACTGATGTTCAATATACCCATAACCCATAAATATGCGTTTATTCTACAGACACCGCCTGATCACGTTACAGGCGCATTCACTGTGCTCTTTGACCATTcaacaaaatgcaaaaatgaGACCATTCTGTcgattttatttttgaatggTACAAAA belongs to Liolophura sinensis isolate JHLJ2023 chromosome 9, CUHK_Ljap_v2, whole genome shotgun sequence and includes:
- the LOC135475222 gene encoding ileal sodium/bile acid cotransporter-like, with amino-acid sequence MAKLLFDIILFLATLRFSSQEEAVIPVPIADDAIRPTSEPNLAPMQVTNKSDVAPMVMTKFVNGMTLTMASNFILVYMDLPTTVIFNYSLDCSKANNDYGILFSLSNYYVASISSSQPVFIRDVKSNCRQLGEASGEVSVTLTGILLGRVELEIDVYPGMTPSLYNSSRVTYNEKTTDDKSYQYSKHSPSLTYMYDGYNLSRWVVQGSNSSSPAKLMIVCMKKPTTLDSVLQSTMMVYLVLVMTAMGCKTKLEVLKQVFRRPVAPCIGLFCQFIMMPMIAYVLTLVIPFPTPGMALGFFACGCAPGGGGSNLWSYLLGGDVSLSAAMTTISNIAAVGVFPLWIFTLGRVVLSDQSDLKIPYLNMIVSLLMVAIPLAIGAILNHKKHAFTKKMLRYLIPIVVVLTIVFIALAMYVNFYMFRLIEPILILAGALLPYIGYVLAGLLALVFRQSRKFCITIAIETGIQNATIAFILVMFSFPPPDNVIAATPAIASSSMTGIPLIIIAAIYHSYLRCCKKKRDENSDDEKEKKHQEVKKEMGKSSEKEAMLEEKVSSV